Genomic window (Drosophila sulfurigaster albostrigata strain 15112-1811.04 chromosome 2R, ASM2355843v2, whole genome shotgun sequence):
CGATTTACTGCATCGCAAGAACTTTGAAGTTTCATTCAACGGGAATCTTGATTGGATGCTACAATGTGCCAAGGTATTATGTCAAATGTTCTTTATATTTTCCTTAACTCACATTTGTTGTAGGGTATAGAGTActtgcataaaaaaaacatatttcacCGGGATCTTAAAACACACAACCTCTTACTTTTCAATGGGTATCgcacattgaaaatatgcgaTTTTGGTACAGTCCAAGAACTTGTATCAATGAATACAGAATTAGTTGGGACTATTTGTTACATGGCACCAGAAGTTTGCGTAAGTGCCtcgctttttatatttttcttttttaataatttgttctattttatttttcttaaataggACTTTAATGGAAAATACACTGAAAAGTGTGATGTGTTTAGCTTTGGAATCATATTTTGGGAAGTTATGTCAAGGAAGAAGCCATTTTACGAAATGCTCTCAGAAGATATGCATGTATTCGCTATTCTAAATAGAATTATTGGTGGTAAGGATAATTAATCCTAAAATGATCTGAAATTTAAAGTGTTCACCAATCTAGGAAGTCGTCCGAATATGGAGGATGCGATGATTTTTGAGGATTCTGATTGCGTTAGGCCAATAATCGAAAAATGTTGGGATCGTGTTCCAGAAAATCGGCCGACAATGCAAGAGATTTGTGAACTTCTCCCTATGTATCCTTTAGCTCACAGTTACATAAACGTTGAGGAGATTGAACTTGGCAAATTTGTAAGAAAAAATAAGCAATCCAAAGAggtaaatttgtaataatgcTAAGATTTATAGATTGGACGTGGAAGCTATGGTTTTGTCTGCAATGCATTTTGCCTAATAAAAGgccaaatcaaaaaaatggctgtgaaaataatacaaaagtaCAGTGAGGAAAACGCGATATCTTTCTTAAGAGAAATGCGTAATGTTAAAATGTTGAAtcatgaaaatattgttaGATTATATGGTGTCTCTAAATATTACGACAATAGCATTTGGTTACTGTTTGAGTATGCGGATTGTGGATCActctacaaatatttgcataacaagaatattaaaattacacaCAATGAGAGGATTGATTGGTTAGTCCAGTGCGCGAAGGTATTTAAAATGCTcttttttattacatataatataaatgatatTCTAACTTTATTCTAGGGTATTGAGTACTTGCATAGCATAAATAGAATTCATAAAGATTTGAAAACACAGAAATTATATCTGTTCGATGAATATcgtacattaaaaatatgtgatAATGCTGCAGTGGGAGATTTTGCAGATATAAATACGATACAGGAAAATATTGCTCGCTATATGGCTCCGGAAATTTGTGTAAGCGCCTTTTTATACGAGAAGATTAGGAAGaagttgtatattttatttacttacataGAATCCTAGTGGCGATTTTACAGAAAAGAGTGACGTGTTTTCCTTTGGTATTATTTGCTGGGAAGTAATGTCCAGGAAGAAGCCATTTGAAGAATTTAAAGACATGGAGAAATTGGttctgcaaaataaaattataaatggtATGTGgtgttaataatatttaaatgctattttcaattattttctacTGCAGGGGAACGTCCGGATATAGATTATTTGAAGGAGTATAAAGATGCAGATAGTTTATtgccaataattaaaaaatgttgggACCAAGATCCAAGTAATCGGCCGCCGATGAATGAATTGTGTAATCTTCTTCCCAAATATCCTCGTGCTTCCACTAAAGTAAACAATGCCTTAAAACTGGGCACATATGTAAGAAAACAGACTTTTAGAATAAATTAGTTACCAATTAAATTCATGTGTTTATTATAGATTGGAACTGGTAGCTATGGCATTGTCTTCAAAGCAACTTGGCAAGCAGAATATGAAATCCGAGACATTActgtaaaaataattcaagcacaaaaagaaaaggccatccaaaaaagaaattcatgATTTAAAAGCATTATACCATGCGAATATTGCCAAACTTTATGGTTTTTTCTATTGATCCCGAAGATAGAATTTTGATGGTCGTTGAATATGCAGACTGCGGATCGCTCTGCAATTTATTGCATCGTACAGACAAGGAAGTTACATTTTATATGGGCCTTGATTGGATATTGCAATGTGCCGAGGTGTGTAAAATGCCCTTTTTTTATTCCCCTTATCTAATGATTGTTGTAGGGTATGGAATATTTGCATGGCAAAAACATCCTGCATCAGGATCTTAAGACAGAGAACTTGCTACTGTTTGATAATTTTCggatattgaaaatatgcgaCTATGGTAGAGTAAAGGAATTCGCTACCATGAATAAGAAGTTCAGTGGGATTGATAATAAGGCTCCAGAGGTTCGCGTaagtatatgtaaatatgtgaaaggaaataaatatttaatacgattgatttatttatttacatgaaAGACCAATAGAAAATATACAGCAAAAAGCGATGTGTTTAGCTTCGGTCTGCTTTCATGGGAAGTAATGTCTAGAAAAAAATCTATGGAGACCATAATGAatggtaaaataataaaataataaatattcgggatttcttattattttcttatgcTCCAGGTGATCGTCCAAATCTAATTGAAATGATGAAACATGAGGATATTGATGTcgtaaaatcaataataaagaAGTGCTGGGATCAAGATCCAGATAAACGACCTTCGATGAAAGAACTTTGTGTACTCCTTAAAATTTATccgttaattaattttgacgACATACAAATTGGAAAAAGGGTAAAGAAAGTTCGATGAAAATTTCCATCAAAcgatttacttaatttttccCATTTATAGTTTGAGAAGGGTGGCTTTGGTGTAAGCTACAAAGCAATTTGGAAAACCGAAGGTCAAGAGAAAGATGTTTCTGCGAAAATACATTCAGATAAAACTTCAAACTCTGAGAAAGTTTCAAGAAGAACAGAAATGCTATTTCTGAAGAAGGCtcacaatttaaaacaaatgaagCACGAAAATGTTGGCACATTTTACGGCGCCTCCAAAGATCCAGAAAACAccatttactttttactttatgAGTACTCCGAGTGTGGATCAGTCCATAATTTCCTACATCGCACGAAACACGAATTAACCTATGTTGAAAAGATTAATTGGATGTTGCAATGTGCTAAGGTAtcattaatacatttattatttttgaaaggTTTTAACTACATTTCTGTGATTTCCCTTAGGGTGTGGAGTATTTGTGGAGCCAAGGAATTACTCTTCCGTTTATTAAACCACAGACCTTAAtgcttttcaataattttcgTACCTTGAAGGTATTCGAATATGTATCAACGAAAGAAGTATCAAAGTTTAATGAACAAGAAATGGCACTGTTTGCTTATATAGCACCAGAAATTCATGTAAGttcaaaagaatatttatatatttcacaaattaacGATTATTCGATCATCTTAGGATGCACGTAAGAATTTCGAGTTTAAGAAAAGTTTAGtatttagctttggcattatATTTTGGGAAGTAATGTCTAGGAAAGTGCCATTTCACAATTATGAAATAGCGGACGTGCCTAAAACTATTATTTCTGGTAAGAACAATCTCAAATGTCTATAAAAAACATGTACGCATCCATtgtagaaatattttatatttttccccatttatattaattctCTTATAGGATCTCGTCCGAATATAGATGATATAAAATCATGCAACGATGCCTATCTTATCAAACcaataattgaaaagtgcTGGGATCAAAATGCAGAAAATCGACCAACGATCATGGAACTTTCCTCATGGCTTTCATATATAACTGCCGGATAATAAAATAAGAGCTGTAACGTAAaaattgtagtatatataatgTTTTGTTGAACAGTATCAATAGACAAGGTGATTCCGAAAACGTGGAAGATTAGAAAACGAAATTATCACATAAAATCAGATTAGTTTGCAAATTCATCGTTCTTCGCACTCACTCA
Coding sequences:
- the LOC133835499 gene encoding putative mitogen-activated protein kinase kinase kinase 7-like, which gives rise to MRILPNFMVFSIDPEDRILMVVEYADCGSLCNLLHRTDKEVTFYMGLDWILQCAEGMEYLHGKNILHQDLKTENLLLFDNFRILKICDYGRVKEFATMNKKFSGIDNKAPEVRTNRKYTAKSDVFSFGLLSWEVMSRKKSMETIMNGDRPNLIEMMKHEDIDVVKSIIKKCWDQDPDKRPSMKELCVLLKIYPLINFDDIQIGKRFEKGGFGVSYKAIWKTEGQEKDVSAKIHSDKTSNSEKVSRRTEMLFLKKAHNLKQMKHENVGTFYGASKDPENTIYFLLYEYSECGSVHNFLHRTKHELTYVEKINWMLQCAKGVEYLWSQGITLPFIKPQTLMLFNNFRTLKVFEYVSTKEVSKFNEQEMALFAYIAPEIHDARKNFEFKKSLVFSFGIIFWEVMSRKVPFHNYEIADVPKTIISGSRPNIDDIKSCNDAYLIKPIIEKCWDQNAENRPTIMELSSWLSYITAG